The Brassica napus cultivar Da-Ae chromosome C7, Da-Ae, whole genome shotgun sequence genome has a segment encoding these proteins:
- the LOC106436744 gene encoding uncharacterized protein LOC106436744, whose translation MPRKFSFPSIKMYEGTRDPDNHVAQYKQRMLAVAIPREAREATMCKGFGSTLTGPALQWYINLPTKSIRSFAALSDKFVEQFASSRHLEKRSDDLYEILQHRNKPLRSYIARFNQEKVVIPECNADTAISAFKKGLLPEGDLYKELTKYKCMTMEDVLSRAWAQVRWEEDVASRAKASSKYDQKPSKPVRSDRDESFHPKSSKEASNPGRGRYQNRPLPRSEGMMVSTWPDISHLVPEPSFT comes from the coding sequence ATGCCACGCAAGTTCTCTTTCCCGAGTATCAAGATGTACGAAGGTACCAGAGATCCCGACAACCACGTTGCCCAGTACAAGCAACGCATGCTAGCCGTGGCTATCCCTAGAGAAGCAAGGGAAGCTACCATGTGCAAAGGATTTGGGTCAACATTGACCGGTCCGGCCCTTCAATGGTACATTAACCTCCCAACCAAGTCTATCAGGTCCTTTGCGGCCCTTAGCGACAAGTTTGTGGAGCAATTCGCCAGCAGCCGCCATCTAGAGAAGAGATCGGACGATCTGTATGAAATCCTCCAGCACAGAAATAAACCCTTGCGTTCctacatagcccgcttcaaCCAAGAGAAAGTGGTTATCCCCGAGTGCAACGCTGATACGGCTATCTCAGCCTTCAAGAAGGGTCTACTTCCAGAAGGAGATCTCTACAAGGAGCTGACCAAGTACAAGTGCATGACCATGGAAGACGTGCTGTCCCGTGCTTGGGCTCAAGTAAGATGGGAGGAAGACGTCGCAAGCAGGGCAAAGGCCTCCTCAAAGTATGATCAGAAACCTTCAAAACCAGTAAGGAGCGACCGCGACGAGTCCTTCCATCCTAAGTCCTCTAAGGAGGCTAGCAATCCAGGCAGGGGCAGGTACCAGAACCGTCCTTTACCAAGATCTGAAGGGATGATGGTGTCTACTTGGCCCGATATCTCTCATCTTGTACCAGAACCGTCCTTTACCTAG